One Ethanoligenens harbinense YUAN-3 genomic window carries:
- a CDS encoding DUF47 domain-containing protein, whose translation MDARNILDRLFPVKYHFYEMIDRQANINELAVETLARWLDSGSEADSDALLGHVKESDTARRLLEKSLIEAFATPFDRVDIYSLSSAMDKVIQYTKSTLLSMRAYGVKPNDTITRMVGKLKDGTAIFYRSAKDLEGNPSKSEEDFSKMRDTHIAIEQLYQDGMTIVFKSNDPMHALRQREVYHHIKDASANLEDAVDVLHRIVVRLT comes from the coding sequence ATGGATGCACGAAATATCCTGGACAGGCTGTTTCCGGTTAAATATCATTTTTATGAAATGATCGACAGGCAGGCCAATATCAACGAGCTGGCAGTCGAGACGCTTGCCCGCTGGCTGGACAGCGGTTCCGAGGCCGACAGCGACGCCCTGCTCGGTCATGTGAAAGAATCGGACACCGCCCGCAGACTCCTGGAAAAGAGCCTGATCGAAGCGTTTGCCACGCCGTTCGACCGGGTGGACATCTATTCGCTTTCATCGGCAATGGACAAAGTCATCCAGTATACCAAATCCACGCTGCTTTCCATGAGGGCTTACGGTGTCAAGCCAAACGATACCATCACCCGCATGGTCGGAAAACTGAAGGATGGGACGGCCATCTTTTACCGCTCGGCCAAAGATCTGGAGGGGAATCCCTCCAAATCGGAAGAGGATTTTTCCAAAATGCGGGATACCCATATCGCGATCGAGCAGCTATATCAGGACGGCATGACGATCGTATTCAAGAGCAACGACCCCATGCACGCTCTCCGGCAGCGGGAGGTGTATCACCACATCAAGGATGCCTCG
- a CDS encoding inorganic phosphate transporter, with protein sequence MIAVHVSLILFLVFAIGLVFALTNGLHDASSVVATFIVCDAATPKQAIGLASAFGLLGAVFGGSQVASTISKVIDLPANTALLPVLLAAILGAAAWNLITWRLGLPSSSTHALVGGIIGAVLVSSGYRHVLWGWNELTGASHQLTGIAEIVAALLFSPLLGFALAFVLEKVMNLLLRNARFSINTRIRRIQWAIAACLAFSHGANDTQKIIGLFTLALAAGGGTVISTAPLWVRICGGTVMFIGTMLGGWSIMKTVGRGIYNIRPIHSLNSQLASVGSILLATAFGAPVSTTHVVVGSVMGVGAADEYRMVHWAIVKDIIVAWVITIPLSAAVSASIYALFAFIFK encoded by the coding sequence ATGATAGCCGTCCATGTATCCCTGATTTTGTTTCTGGTCTTTGCAATCGGTCTGGTTTTCGCATTGACCAACGGCCTCCACGACGCGAGCTCCGTCGTGGCCACCTTTATCGTCTGCGACGCCGCCACCCCCAAGCAGGCGATCGGCCTGGCTTCCGCTTTCGGGCTGCTCGGCGCGGTTTTCGGGGGAAGCCAGGTGGCGAGTACGATCTCCAAGGTGATCGACCTGCCGGCAAACACCGCGCTGTTGCCCGTCCTGCTGGCCGCCATCCTCGGCGCAGCCGCATGGAACCTGATTACCTGGAGACTGGGCCTGCCCTCCAGCTCCACGCATGCGCTGGTCGGCGGCATCATCGGCGCCGTCCTTGTTTCTTCCGGCTATCGGCATGTGCTGTGGGGCTGGAACGAGCTGACCGGCGCAAGCCACCAACTCACCGGGATTGCAGAGATCGTTGCGGCACTGCTTTTTTCCCCTTTGCTTGGCTTTGCCCTCGCTTTCGTTCTTGAAAAAGTGATGAACCTGCTGCTGCGGAACGCCAGGTTCTCCATCAACACCCGGATCCGGCGGATACAATGGGCGATCGCGGCCTGCCTGGCTTTCAGCCACGGGGCGAACGACACCCAGAAGATCATCGGGCTGTTCACATTGGCGCTGGCCGCAGGCGGCGGAACGGTCATCAGCACGGCGCCGCTGTGGGTGCGCATCTGCGGCGGGACGGTCATGTTCATCGGCACCATGCTGGGCGGCTGGAGCATTATGAAAACGGTCGGCCGGGGCATCTACAACATCCGCCCCATCCACAGCCTAAACTCACAGCTGGCGTCGGTGGGCTCCATCCTGCTGGCCACCGCATTCGGCGCGCCCGTTTCCACCACACATGTCGTGGTGGGAAGCGTGATGGGCGTTGGCGCCGCGGATGAATACCGGATGGTTCACTGGGCAATCGTGAAAGACATCATCGTGGCCTGGGTTATTACCATCCCGCTGTCCGCCGCAGTCTCCGCGTCGATCTATGCGTTGTTCGCGTTCATATTCAAGTGA